The following coding sequences lie in one Loxodonta africana isolate mLoxAfr1 chromosome X, mLoxAfr1.hap2, whole genome shotgun sequence genomic window:
- the LOC100669616 gene encoding PWWP domain-containing DNA repair factor 3B-like, producing MDGEYVLCNWKGRLWPAKVLSRSGTSPKSKREVARHLEVQILSLDEKIKVKSKQIQMLTESQMEAMASSWVARSKFRAPTGEERAHRKALNVALEILEERARLGHSSAFHKEETNSLSQRVPQETSRALPPRKFGKRTGEGSRSHGKNIEFSKFPVVSLVRCDALCGDEPQKHAAPGPVLSETEPKSSPSSRVGHRFPSLSEGGDEKEGKKKADTSAVMSSHPTVVTEGACAKHQEGIPVWPSGTLRTGLKALVKAEVQDACPKTRARSRGSSAFSENTEGPREGPSKPSSAGAATRSSSSNLRLTNRKRKLQIQGAQNGLKKRPPVDDSEATGPVKSKSRHGPRQGQSRCVARPQEPCPTERGMVVWFKFQDYPYWPAVVVSVQSVEKTARVLLIEAYMSQERRGIRVPLRRLKPLDCEQKPKLMNRARKLYGQSVDWCCSLVAHYREAVGHRSFVGSFLEYFAADISYPIRKAVQEGEVDSDFPRVNYNDLEESEEEPHLGGKGRYKKLLPDRMKAARDRGNQKLLDFIVKRKGAERHLLDIVDGRKQSTWLDSFLGSARRMACIETYLEDEDQLDVLVRYLQEIYEQIDQRMLTRIKNDKVNFVLEVLLPEAIICSISALEGLDYKDAEAKYLNGPPVHYREKELFDRKALVERRRRLVMRKAH from the coding sequence ATGGATGGCGAGTATGTCCTCTGCAATTGGAAAGGACGGTTATGGCCAGCAAAAGTTTTGTCCAGATCTGGGACTTCACCAAAAAGTAAGAGAGAGGTGGCGCGCCATCTAGAAGTTCAAATACTCTCCCTAGATGAAAAAATTAAagtgaaaagcaaacaaatacaGATGCTGACTGAGTCTCAAATGGAAGCCATGGCCTCCTCGTGGGTGGCACGGTCAAAGTTCAGGGCTCCGACGGGGGAGGAGAGGGCCCACAGAAAAGCCCTGAATGTGGCGCTGGAAATTCTGGAGGAGAGGGCACGCTTGGGTCACTCAAGCGCTTTCCACAAAGAAGAGACCAACAGTCTGTCTCAAAGGGTACCCCAAGAAACATCCAGGGCGCTCCCTCCAAGAAAGTTTGGGAAGCGCACAGGGGAAGGATCCAGAAGCCATGGGAAGAACATTGAGTTCTCAAAATTCCCGGTAGTGTCTCTCGTGAGGTGTGATGCTCTGTGTGGTGACGAGCCACAGAAGCACGCAGCCCCAGGTCCTGTCCTGAGTGAAACGGAACCAAAGTCATCACCAAGCTCCAGAGTGGGCCACAGGTTCCCTTCACTTTCAGAAGGTGGTGATGAGAAGGAGGGCAAGAAAAAGGCTGACACCTCAGCAGTTATGTCGTCGCACCCTACGGTCGTGACAGAGGGTGCCTGTGCTAAACACCAAGAGGGCATTCCCGTTTGGCCATCAGGTACCCTGCGCACGGGCCTCAAAGCTTTGGTGAAAGCAGAGGTGCAGGACGCCTGCCCAAAGACCCGGGCTAGGTCCCGTGGAAGTTCTGCCTTCTCCGAGAATACTGAGGGTCCCAGAGAGGGCCCCTCGAAGCCCAGCTCGGCTGGTGCGGCCACGCGCTCCAGCTCCTCTAACCTCCGTCTTACCAATAGGAAAAGGAAGCTTCAGATACAAGGGGCTCAGAATGGACTGAAAAAAAGGCCACCTGTGGATGACTCAGAGGCTACCGGTCCCGTCAAATCTAAGAGCAGGCACGGGCCAAGGCAAGGTCAATCTAGGTGCGTTGCTCGCCCACAGGAGCCATGCCCCACAGAAAGAGGAATGGTGGTCTGGTTTAAATTTCAAGATTACCCATACTGGCCAGCAGTGGTAGTGAGCGTCCAGAGCGTAGAGAAGACCGCAAGGGTGCTCTTGATTGAGGCCTACATGAGCCAGGAGAGGAGGGGCATTCGAGTCCCTCTCCGAAGACTGAAGCCCTTGGACTGTGAACAGAAACCGAAACTCATGAACAGAGCCAGGAAGCTGTACGGCCAGAGTGTGGACTGGTGCTGCTCACTGGTGGCCCACTACAGGGAAGCCGTAGGCCACAGGTCTTTTGTGGGCTCCTTCCTGGAGTATTTTGCCGCTGATATCAGTTACCCGATTCGGAAAGCCGTCCAGGAGGGTGAGGTGGACAGCGATTTTCCAAGAGTGAATTATAATGACCTGGAGGAGTCTGAGGAGGAGCCCCACCTGGGTGGAAAGGGGCGCTACAAGAAACTTCTCCCTGACCGCATGAAGGCCGCCAGGGACCGAGGCAACCAGAAGCTCCTCGACTTCATTGTGAAAAGAAAGGGGGCCGAAAGGCACCTTCTCGACATTGTAGACGGCAGGAAGCAGTCCACTTGGCTGGATTCATTTTTGGGTTCAGCCAGGCGCATGGCCTGCATTGAGACATACCTGGAGGATGAAGACCAGCTGGACGTCTTGGTCAGATATTTACAAGAAATCTATGAGCAAATAGACCAGAGGATGCTGACGCGGATAAAGAATGATAAAGTCAATTTTGTTCTGGAAGTCCTTCTGCCAGAAGCAATCATTTGTTCCATCTCTGCGCTGGAGGGATTGGATTACAAGGACGCGGAGGCCAAGTACCTGAATGGGCCACCTGTTCATTACCGGGAGAAAGAGCTCTTTGATAGAAAAGCCTTGGTGGAAAGGAGACGGAGATTAGTTATGAGGAAAGCTCATTAA